The Megalops cyprinoides isolate fMegCyp1 chromosome 9, fMegCyp1.pri, whole genome shotgun sequence genome has a window encoding:
- the LOC118783863 gene encoding vitamin K-dependent protein S-like, whose amino-acid sequence MKAVARICVMLMLKLCLPRILGMPHEVKIGKDTPVCYSFDESKAPHLLYTGNSTVGSVPILEYKISELTSFDSQFELRTLDPEGVIFFGDIGSEFNWFLLAVKKRHLSVQTGHSNGRVIVSAGPIISDGEWKKIVVTKQEGGVSVSVNGDNIVTVQQSQESIHAEAGDGLLRIAIGACTPNSSITLALNPPLDGCMRNWDWVKQDSSVLHRLLQDSQSQRCWEHIVPGSFFPGNASVGFAPQVLWNATVEKEKEGWSLTVELAFRPVEDRGVLFAILDPHKNVSFSLSLDQPTKDLVLHLGGQVFGSRSAPPSLCSGESQFLQLQVREGEVVTMLGAEEVMRRLEDKDFQYLKSLWSQPGSMVYLGGLPEGVSSFHGCLQVKVQGVDVDLDLAEVKYGDVRSHSCPPALDIRDGK is encoded by the exons ATGAAGGCTGTTGCAAGGATTTGTGTAATGCTGATGCTGAAATTGTGTCTTCCAAGAATACTGGGAATGCCCCATGAGGTGAAGATCGGCAAG GATACACCTGTGTGTTATTCGTTCGACGAGTCAAAAGCTCCCCACCTCCTCTATACAGGGAACAGCACTGTGGGAAGTGTTCCCATCCTGGAGTACAAGATCTCAGAGTTAACCAG CTTTGACTCTCAGTTCGAGCTGCGCACTCTGGACCCCGAGGGTGTCATCTTCTTCGGGGATATCGGATCAGAGTTCAACTGGTTCCTTCTGGCCGTGAAGAAGCGGCACCTGAGCGTGCAGACGGGTCACAGTAATGGCAGGGTCATCGTCAGTGCAGGCCCCATCATCAGCGACGGCGAGTGGAAGAAG ATTGTGGTGACCAAACAGGAGGGAGGCGTGTCCGTCAGCGTGAATGGGGACAACATTGTCACTGTACAGCAGTCCCAGGAGAGCATCCATGCAGAGGCTGGAGACGGGCTCCTGAGAATCGCCATTGGAGCCTGCACCccaaacagcagcatcacactGGCA CTCAACCCCCCGTTGGACGGCTGCATGCGGAACTGGGACTGGGTCAAGCAGGATTCCAGCGTGCTGCACCGGCTGCTCCAGGACTCTCAGTCCCAGAGGTGCTGGGAACACATTGTCCCTGGCTCCTTCTTTCCAGGAAATGCTTCCGTCGGGTTCGCTCCGCAAG tgctgtggaatgcaacagtggaaaaagagaaggagggcTGGAGTCTTACTGTGGAGCTGGCCTTCCGCCCTGTGGAGGACAGGGGAGTGCTCTTTGCCATTTTGGACCCtcacaaaaatgtttctttttccctgtccCTGGACCAGCCCACAAAG gACCTGGTGCTGCATTTGGGGGGCCAGGTGTTTGGCTCACGCAGTGCCCCACCCTCGCTGTGCTCGGGTGAGAGTCAGTTCCTGCAGCTACAGGTGAGGGAGGGCGAGGTGGTGACCATGCTGGGAGCAGAGGAAGTCATGAGGAGGCTGGAGGACAAAGATTTCCAGTACCTGAAGTCTCTGTGGAGCCAGCCAGGGAGCATGGTGTACCTGGGAGGTCTGCCAG AGGGTGTGTCCTCCTTCCATGGCTGTCTGCAAGTAAAGGTCCAGGGCGTGGATGTGGACCTCGACCTGGCCGAGGTCAAGTATGGAGACGTCCGCTCTCACAGCTGCCCCCCTGCCCTGGACATAAGAGATGGGAAATGA